A single genomic interval of Lewinellaceae bacterium harbors:
- a CDS encoding phage Gp37/Gp68 family protein, which produces MAQSSIEWTEMTWNPTTGCSKVSQGCKFCYAEIMSKRLQAMGVEKYKDNFEVRIHPEALKVPYTWKKSKIVFVNSMSDLFHEEIPLDFIKEVFRVMRENPQHVFQVLTKRAERLLELDPELKWPHNIWMGVSVENQKVEHRIELLRRTNARVKFLSLEPLLGPLPNLNLDNIDWVIVGGESGHNPRPMEPDWVIDIQEQCEKHEVAFFFKQWGGKNKKKNGRMLNGKTYDEMPEIELQLSV; this is translated from the coding sequence AAATGACCTGGAACCCCACCACAGGCTGCTCCAAAGTCTCCCAGGGCTGCAAATTTTGTTACGCCGAGATCATGTCGAAGCGGCTTCAGGCGATGGGGGTTGAGAAATATAAAGACAATTTTGAAGTCCGAATCCATCCCGAAGCTTTAAAAGTGCCTTATACCTGGAAAAAGTCAAAAATCGTTTTCGTGAACTCGATGAGTGATTTGTTTCACGAAGAAATACCGTTAGATTTTATCAAAGAAGTATTCCGGGTGATGAGGGAAAACCCGCAGCATGTCTTTCAGGTGTTGACAAAACGGGCGGAGCGCCTGCTGGAATTAGACCCGGAATTGAAGTGGCCCCACAACATCTGGATGGGCGTATCGGTGGAAAACCAAAAGGTGGAGCACCGAATAGAACTGTTGAGGCGGACCAATGCCCGGGTGAAATTCCTCTCTCTTGAACCTTTGCTTGGCCCCTTGCCCAACCTGAACCTGGATAATATTGACTGGGTTATTGTCGGCGGCGAAAGCGGCCACAATCCCCGGCCGATGGAGCCGGATTGGGTTATCGACATTCAAGAGCAATGCGAAAAGCATGAAGTCGCGTTCTTCTTCAAGCAGTGGGGAGGGAAGAATAAAAAGAAAAATGGAAGAATGTTGAATGGCAAGACTTATGATGAGATGCCGGAGATTGAGTTGCAGTTGAGCGTGTAA